Genomic DNA from Cucurbita pepo subsp. pepo cultivar mu-cu-16 chromosome LG13, ASM280686v2, whole genome shotgun sequence:
TGCCGATGCTGTTCATGAGGCGGCTAGAGACGAACAGAACCACAGGGCTGGTGAAGCCGTCGCCCAAAGCTCCGATGAACCCCAATGTCATCAGCAGTATGTCGACGGCGTCGGCGTGTATGAAAATCCCCTTTATACCCCCACTCCCCTTCTTCTTACTATTACTTCTCtccaaatttccatttttctcccccattttttattttctcggAATCCAAACAGAACCACCGCCGGGAAAATTCCCACAACGGAGCAGCCGGAGAAGTTGTGGTGGTTACGTGTGAAAGACCCGGCAATGACCTGTTTATATAGCTGGCTTCCACCTTAGATAACTTTcttaaattatcattttcatgcttttaaATAATTCCCTTTTTTAACTTCGATATTAACTTAGAAACACTACTAATATTTCaacttctttaattttttaatttatataatcatttaatttccaaaatttaattttattacaaatgtATTATATCTCTAATTACTTTACCTTCCTGTCTATAAGAGATTTCATtaattctaataatattttaaatactaaattatttgaaactaACCGTACTTTTATTtcgattaaatttaatatattcgtattcccaaaatttgtattaatttattttattaatataattttacaaacgattttttttttttaaagtttaggtttagggtttaaaatttaagtatcAAATCAGCTTAATGGTAcattattaattcaattaaataaaatataatagttcatatattaataaatgaaaaaaaaatgaaattttcttaatttatagtttatataattattagtgaattttttataataatgttttaagaaatatttattactGTTTTCTGTGTATTTAAGTTTTGTGACAAGATTCAGAGTATTATGGATTGGCAAAAGTTTGacatatttgatattatttttaacgttaaaatgttatatatatattttaaaattttaatgcttaaAAGCGTCAGCAGTGACGATTATAAATTTACTTTGAATTCTATTATGGTAGGTTAATAAAAACATACATAGATTATTTAcgataaaaattcaaataatctaagaataaattattacGATAAGTGATGAGacttatattttcttaataactCACTCCAATCAGGTTACCATATGTAATATATgtctttaaataatatatactcttaccttattatattttattttattcactccgtacataaaaaaaagaaaatattaattatataacgTACTTTGGATAAAAATAGaggtaaaaagaaagaaattgagatATTTATACTGGAATTAAGTAAGTGATtccattttcacttttttttttttttatgtttattaaaattattggcgttgaaatatttatttcattttaagtaaatatgttaatttaatttgcgAGTTCATGACCCTATATAGACATGTCTTTAACGAATAGAATTTGGGGAATGAACATCGAAAGATTTTCGAGTATAATTCCACTAAATTCTTAACAGTCAtcttatataaataaacatatttttcttttaagtgtCTAAGAATATgtttgatattaaaatttgaatttttataaaatcacGTTTATTTAGcttattgaatattattagatttagTTGGAcgttacatatttttttaataaaaattattttaaaaaatagaattatctattaaaaaaaattactatataTGAAACAATTATGAATGATTATctcaattctaaaaaaaaaaattttaaaaattaaaaattgaagaatagaTGATTGTCCTCCTTACACGTGTAGACATTTCTAAGTGTATATTAattgagttttaatttttgtgcTTGGGGTGATGTTGAAATGAATAAggttttttcttacttttgtttttttgtttttttttttattattttaatttttgtttttactaaaagtaaaatattattccataaaatatctactttatttatttatttccaaaaattcagcaacttgatattaatatatatttcaaaaaataaccttaaaaatagttaaaaattatttttaagagatatgattatgaaattaatatatatatattttatatattcgAGTTTGTTCCATTTTAAGGAAACTCATAAACGGATTTGATTCCGGTACTTAAATAAGTTCATGAACGAAACCAACATTATACGAGTTTAAGTTGCATGGATCAAATTGTAAGTTGAATATAGATAAAAATGGTAACAAATCTGAATTCATTAATgtaaatttataaagtttttgaagaaaataaaaaatgaggaaTGATATGTATGAATATAACTTTTTTGAtgcaaaatttatattaagttCCAAGGtctcattttccttcattttcttcaactcCTGTAACCAAACGGTGCATGAAGAGGGAAGGACAACCCAACAGATTAtgcatttaatattttagataaGTCAATGCACTTATACCCTACACGTGTCTATTTTATTCAGcctcttttttaatatcaaaaagtaaaatacaCAAAATCAACTTATCAAATTattcctcttttatttatttatttatttatttattttattgatctCCTTCAGAAACTCCaactttaacttttattttttacatggAAATATTATTTCAACTTTATCAACATTACATCACATCATTGATACACAACAGTATAAGGCAGGTTATAATATCTTCATTTCCGACTGCAAAATCTGGTATGTACAGATCATTAATATTTGgtttatttacatttattatttgtcCGAGGGTATACACGTGAGGGGCACTATCTTCACTGGTATAAGGGTTaagagaacttatgctcaaagtggataatatcatactagtGTGGAAGTTCGTTGTTCCTAAAGGTCTTAAATAGTTGTCTACTGCTCTCCATTTTgatatgtaaaaaaataaaccagACCCCCTATTTTGGAAGGTGAATTAGATAAGGGGACAGTCCTCACGTGAACCTAAAAAGCTGATCACCAATGGATTGGATAGTCAGTTTAGACCCTTTGTTACAATTTCGTTTTAAAATGGTTAACGTATTAACACTTTCCTATGTAGATTACTTCATTAactctctcattttttaaaagcaaacaaatatattgtaatttttatttatataattgtgttatgtttgaaaaattgtaatatatgCTTATTGAGCCTATTATTTATGGGTCTTCATTTAATTGGGCCTAAGGCCCACACTATGTTTAGAGCCCACGTTGGCTTCCAGAAGCGAGAAGTCTCTTCTAGTTCTGGCTTGCTTATATACACCAAAAAGAATCGGAAACGGCCAATTGGTATCTTGATGACGTGGCAAGATCTGGATGGAGGTAGTGCTGGTGGACGAGTCAGCACGGAATTCTTAAGACGCTAATATCACCGTACGCCGAAACGGCGGCTCATTGCAGTCGAACTCCGATCGCCGTTCTCTCATTTctgatctctctctctctctctctctctcaatagAAGTAATTCTCAGCGATTTATACTTCAACGTTGTTTTCCCGTTTCTAGTCGACGAAACCTAGGGATTCAACTGCCGATACCTGACTTTTTCGTGtgaatttaatttcaattcgTTTTTAGGCGGTTATTAGGGTTGCCTTCTTCGCTACTGCACTAAATGGAGGACCTGCCTCTACCGTCAATTTTCGAACAAGCGAGGAAGATTCATAATGCTGCGACAGAGTCTGCGTCGGATCAGGTACTCTTTTGTACCTTCGTGTTCTTTCTAAtacgtattttttttttctttgatgacCTCTGGATTTTGAAGGTTTTTGTTTCGTCTTTCGTTTTGGGAAATTTAGGATGTTGTGAGGAAAGGTTGTGATGCATTACGTAAGTGTGAGGACATGATTGGGAAGCTGGGCTTGTTCTCAGCTAATGAGACCAAGGAGGATATCAGCACCGGAAATCTTAAATATATTCTGGTAAgtcttgatttgatttgtttttatcGTTTCTTTAAGCTGTAGAACCTACTTTTTTGagtttcaaaagttttcttggatttagaaatcaattttagaaagtagataacaaaacaaagaaatctaTAGCTTAAAGTAGTGTTTATAAGTTTAATCTTCAAagatcaaaaacaaaaaattacaTGCTTAGCAAATACGGCTGATAAGGCTTTAATACTCGATCAAAAGAGTAGTTAGAAAGTAAAGGGAACAGGAGATCAAGCATCTGCTTAGCCTTTTGGCACTCCATTTTTCTCAAGTGATTTAGATCCAAAAGTTACAGTGCCAATTATTCGTAGAAGCCCAAATAGAAACCAAAAGAGCAATGTAATACCAAGCCTTCCTGACATCTCTTATGTACTCCATCTTCTCAAGTTTCCCAAAGAACTCACAAAATGGAGTTTGACCGCAATTATTTGTGTTTCAGTCCATTAGCCACCTTTCGTTGAAAGTGATCGATCTATTAGTTACATGTGGAAGCCAAACGGTAGAGAGCAAGCACCACATAAATTCCTAAtgataaaacaatttataaaCAAGAAGTCTAGAATCTTGCCAGCATGTTTTTCAGATAAAATTTTCgaagaaagaataaagaaagatATACAACTCTTTGCCAATATATTTTCTCCACTGGTTATAATTTCATTACGCAGAGTGTTCAGATATGAAATAgttttccaaataatttattttttattgccTCAAAATTTTCGCTTCAGATCTATCAGTTTCAGTTATTGTGATTtgtaattgatatttttttgaagtagaTAGTTTTTATGGCCTTTTCTGCAGTCAccagaaaattcaaatattctaCCTATCTCTGATAGTTGTTCCCTGTAGGTGCCATTTTATCTTGCTGAGTTGACAGAGAAGATTGTGCAAGAAGACAGGATACCGATCCTTAAAGCTTCTCAGGCAAAATTAAAGGTGAGTGTTGCTACAATTTTACCTCAGTAATAATGGAAGTTTATATTTCAGGGCAAATGAATTATGTGCAattgaataatgaaatttaatctATTATCTCAAGGCTTCACTGTTAActtgttgaaatttgaattggcATTTCTCTAGGagttcatatcattttgtGAAACTATGGAACTGGTGCCAAAAGAGGAACTTGAAACATCTACTGAAGGAAATTCACTTGCAGATAAAAGGGCTCGTAAAGTAAGTATACTCGCATCGATGAATGAAATCGACTTGCAGATATAACGGGGTGATCAAGTTTTGATGTCATGACAcagattttaaattattcatttcttGCATAGTATTAGATGTAATTTGTGGATGCTATTGCAGTTTCATTCTTgcacttattttttaaattttgtttctagaTTGCACGGTTCAAACGTCAAAAGGCTGCTGAATCTAAGTTGCTTGAGATAAAGGAGCGAAAAGAGCGCCGTGGTCGTTCAAGCAAAGCATCTGCATTGTCTGCTCCTATAGAGGCAGGAGAGGAGGATATGCTGGACGATGATGGAGAGGAAGAGCGTGAGGTTAGTTGTCTAGATTATATTAGAAGTAATATCACATTTCCCTTTGTTTTCTGTCACATTTCCTGTTTTAAGCCATGAgatatttcaaatttggttAAACAAACTAATGGAAGTTGTAACAAAGAGCAAGACGATGTGGCCTCTCATCTGTTGTTCAAGATAGTTCATGTTTTCCCTAAAAATAAGAAGACAAATGAAACAAGACAGATGGTGATGTGGTTCATTTACCTTCTCAACCTTTGCTGCATCCTGATCATATCTCTTGAAAAATCCTTTCTGTTCTGTTATTCCACTatgtaatgaaaaaaatttgtcaAACTCAGTGAAACTTCAACATGTCTTACGCATGAAATATTCTTCACCCAGAGAGTGGTGCAGTTAGACTTTGGGCAGTGTTTGATGGGGGGTTGATATAATTTTGTATGTTTTCGTCAGACGTTCACTGTGTTGCATTCTCTTTGCTGCAGGCTTGGCTCACAACCATCACTCTGGCAATCTGCAAGGTCAGTTACGCAGAATTATTTAACATCTTCAGGTTGTTACCCTCTAGGATTGTACTCAAATTTACACGGAATGCTATATATTCAGGCTTTTGATCTGCTAGAGATgctgaagaaggaagaagagatgCTCTCTTCCATtaaggaaaaacaagaaaaggttTGAAGCCATACTCCAAACTTCGTGGATGCATGTTCAAGGGGTGTCATGCATTGTTCTGTGCATTCATTCTATCGTTAATTGGTGATATGACGTGTCAAATTAATGTATTCTCTTCATGTTTCTATGGACTTGGGAATTAGagtggaggaaaaaaaaaaaaagtttttgtCATGGAAGTGTTTGGCTAACTAGTCAGGCAGTTCATTCTCAGAGCTGCATAAAATACGTGGTTGAATTAGAGGTCTAAGAGCATTTGTTCTTTGCTATATATGTCAGGATGGGGACAAAAACTTCTCTAGAGAGATTCTTGATGATCGTATGAAAAGAGCAGAAGCTTGGCATCGTGATGGTGTTGTGAGAGCTCGATATTCGAAACCAGCGCCACCAATCACTTGTGCGACTTTTGCTCAGGATGTACTAGAAGGGAGAGCAAATGTCTCTCAAGCACATGAACACAAACATCAGCCTCTCATATTTGGACCAGCTAGCCTTGTAAATGGACCCCTTACGAGTGAGCGGGAGAGGTTGGCTGCCCAGGTTTTCCAACCTGGCTTTAGGTATGTATTTGGGCTTGTTTGTTATACAGTCAGTCTGATTAGGTTTACTATACTCGTACGAGGAAAATGTTGAGGTCTTCTTTCCTGTTGTGTTATATTTTGAGGAATAATAATCTAAATAGCCTCTGAAATTAAAGTTTGAAGTGTTGGGTAGGAAAATGAACATTGTGCAGTTGTAGGATATTGCATAGATTCCTTAATTTATGAGTTGAACTTTCCCTGGAAGGTTGCCAACCATGAGCATCGAGGAGGCTGGGCTGAAAGAGATGGAAATGATGAACAAATGGCAAGAGAGAACTGCGAAGTTCATGGAAGAAGCAAACTCTTCATGGCATAAGGACGATAATCGAAAGCCTGGACCCAGTGAGGGTGATGAAGACGAAGATGATGATGCTGCTCAGGAAAAGGCAAGGGCATGGGACGACTGGAAAGACGAAAATCCTCGTGGTGCAGGCAATAAGAAACTAACTCCCTGTGGGTAGGACGAGCTGTAAACAGACATTTCGctaaagtttgatgaatccGGGATCTGATTATACACGTACATGTATTGGATGCCTTGTTTGTGTGAGGTTGAAAGTACAGCTTGTGTAGTTTGAGTGTTTCTTACCGTAGGTTGGATGATAATAACTCTTGTACAATGCTACCATTCGATCATGTTCAAGCAATTTACTACCAGGCATTTGGAATCCTATTATTTTAGAATCTGCCAGCCCAGATTGTACTATAATACCTATAACTATTTTAACAGTAAGTTTGGTAActaacttttattttcatttttggtgAAAATGTTTGATACCTTTAACAACTCCACGGTTGATCTGCAGAATCAGATAAGTTCTTAATTCATTGCAAGGCTTCTTCCCATCATAGCTCATTCCTAAAATGCCCCTGAACCTAATGTTAGAATGACCTTTCTGCCCTTGAAGTTAATGTGATAATGACATGTGAATAGGTGAACTCTTAATGAACTAGCTCCAACACGAATGGgagatgttttatttttcaagatCAGGACAAATTTGTAACTGATGTGTAATTTAATGTTTGCAAGCAAGCAAGCTTAGATGATATCTTCGTTGACTAAAACCTAATTTCATGTTCTAATTGAAGGTTTGAAGGATGCCCAAAACAGAGATTATTCCCATTATGAGGATGAACTCAACTCCATTGAATTGGCAGTTTCTGAGAATCATACACAATGcatagaaaagaaacaaaaatcaagaaaccCAGAAAGATTACCAGCAAAGCAAAGTAAAATATACGAAGTTGAAGCTTGCATGAATCATACATGGTGTTTACAAACCCTGTTTTCCAGATGGCCATTTCTGCCAATGAAGGATTGAAACCCCATCAATTTCAGCTTTCAATGCACCGAAATCCTCTGCAAACCCAAAGCCATATGGCGAACAAAACCAGACATACGAACAAATCGATGGACAAAACAACCCATACATGTTTCCGCCATATTTGCTTAACTTTCTGACGCTCAATCATATGGGAACCATTCTTCTGCTTCAGCAATGAACTATCTCTACTACACAAACCATTATTATGGTCATTCAGATCCGCAGAATCAACCATTGCATACTTGCCTGCTTCTTCATTAGCATCCCCAActaccttcttcttcttcttcttcttcattaggCTGCTGGGATTCGAGAACTTCGAAATCAGCGGTATCTGCTTTCTTTTACTTGAATCCAAGCTTGACCTCTGAGCCTCCTTCAATACGCTGCACGACGTGTTGTTGAGATTCAACCCAAGGAGATGCCGGAAAGTCGAATCGAAC
This window encodes:
- the LOC111808304 gene encoding PP2A regulatory subunit TAP46-like, whose translation is MEDLPLPSIFEQARKIHNAATESASDQDVVRKGCDALRKCEDMIGKLGLFSANETKEDISTGNLKYILVPFYLAELTEKIVQEDRIPILKASQAKLKEFISFCETMELVPKEELETSTEGNSLADKRARKIARFKRQKAAESKLLEIKERKERRGRSSKASALSAPIEAGEEDMLDDDGEEEREAWLTTITLAICKAFDLLEMLKKEEEMLSSIKEKQEKDGDKNFSREILDDRMKRAEAWHRDGVVRARYSKPAPPITCATFAQDVLEGRANVSQAHEHKHQPLIFGPASLVNGPLTSERERLAAQVFQPGFRLPTMSIEEAGLKEMEMMNKWQERTAKFMEEANSSWHKDDNRKPGPSEGDEDEDDDAAQEKARAWDDWKDENPRGAGNKKLTPCG
- the LOC111808289 gene encoding phytolongin Phyl2.2-like, coding for MVSNPDLVLYACIASGTVILAEFTRELNLDDLAFRCIEKAPPHHSIFSHTVRKRVYMFLIEGPFVYFGIFHEDLYKSEICGFLNRLRCVFEEFLETESFKGFENFTSYCFQSQFDSTFRHLLGLNLNNTSCSVLKEAQRSSLDSSKRKQIPLISKFSNPSSLMKKKKKKKVVGDANEEAGKYAMVDSADLNDHNNGLCSRDSSLLKQKNGSHMIERQKVKQIWRKHVWVVLSIDLFVCLVLFAIWLWVCRGFRCIES